The sequence TGTAGAACCGGTCCTGGCCCCTGTACTGAACACATAATACTAAATCACTTTCTTATGATAATGCACTGGGACAGAAACCTTAAATCCCTTGGACCAATTTCAttgtttacagttttacttGAACAAAGAATGAAAAATTAATGCTGCACTTATTGCTTTAGCCGTATTGACACAGGATCGCAGTGTTTAGATCAGCGGTCTGCAACCTGCCAGCTCCTGAGCCGTAAGTGGCTCTGTGGCTCACTTTATATATTAAACGATGAAATGTTGCcctgttttctttgttgcattcttttgttctgtgccTCCATGAAAAAACACTAGACCCACCCTGGCCCCCTGGTAGTTCTGGTCTAGAACCGCCACTGTTTATCTGCAACAGTGAAGTAGTAAACCTCCCGGACAACATAAGCTAATGTCTGTTTAGATATTAGCTAAACTGACACAGACAGCCCACTGACAGCCTGAGCTCCTCCTTCGAGATGCGCCGGTTTGGACCCCTGCTACGCTCTTCTCTACTGCGGTACGTTAATCAGCTGACTGCTCAGCCTGCTACTAAATAGCGAAGCGACAAAACAAACCCTCCGTTTAGTTGTAAAGTCAGGTACATTGTGGAGCCAGTAACCCGTAGCAACCTACCCTGCTGCTGTAGTTGATCACTAAAGAGATATTCAACAAAATGACCAGAAAGACATAACTTGTACAGGGCTGCAAATGACCAGATCCTGGTTTAGACTGTAgacaaatgttttgtattttccagAACCATGTGTTTTTGaaacacaaatttattttagtattgaAGGGTCCTTTATTTGTCCCTCAGTAAAATATATTGTATCAACATCAAGTTGACAAATGGAAACACATAGTGGCACACTAAAGATAagcaattataataaaataaaataatcacaaCTGAATTAGAGGTACATACTTCCATAAAGGATATTAACATTTATACTGTTATCTTGTCTGTTTTGCCAAACAAGGAAGTGACACTTTTAACTTACAAATTTTTCTAAGCGGGGTCTGAATTGTCCCCTACTTACTTATCTGTAGACTTTGACTCAGTATCTGTGTAGTCTGCCTTGTCCCCGTATGCCTAAAGCTCTGGTCACCATCCGTTTGGCCACTGCGCAGTCCGTCCTGGGACGCTCCTTCACTGGCTGGATAAATTCTTTAAGGAAGACACAAACGCTGAAATCTACACCTTTAACTATTGAGATTTTACCAAAACAGTGTTCGTGGCAGCCCAAAATCTCCTACCTGCCCTTCTGATAGCCTTGCCCTGTGCTTTTTTACTCCCTTCAGAAAGTGCTCGAGTCTTCAGCAGTGGGTGGCAGATGGAGAGGGCATGGAGCGCTGTAATTAGGACAACCACTAACTTTCATCACAGTCAGCTCAAACACAGATCATCACGTTTAGTGTGCAGTGGAAAAAGCTCTGACCTGCTGCCTCGCTGGAGAAAACACCCAGAGCATGTGTGTTGTCCACCCACTTGATCTTCATTCCTCCGTCACTGAGACACGacaggaggagaaaaagaaagagagagattaTTATCAGGCAAGAGGGGGAGGAAATGAAAACAACTTGCTCTCTATTTTTGGACGAAATATAGACTACATGgtaaaaagttcatttaaagAAGAATAAAATTGTACATTTTGGGAACATAAAGggaaaaacacataaatgattaaataatactGACAGTGAAGGTTCCCTTCAGATTACAGTGGTATATGTTTTAGGGCTGCACTATATTAGAAAATCTTGCCGTAATATTGGTAAATGTTGCAATGGTGATGTCAGGTTtaatatttatcatttacatcaggactttgactggaacaatcttgatctaaaccattccattatagCTCTGGTTGACCGTTTTGGGtcgttttcctgctggaaggtgaacctccaacccAATCTCCCTTCAGATCATCCTTTTGTTCTGTGATCTCCACCTGGCAATTAACTGAAAGCTCCCGACACCTCAGTAATACACGATTGCACAATGGGTGACATATGTCTTCTTCTAGTCCATTCGATTTGAGAAATGTGTGGTTCAGCAGAACATGATGCAGACAACATGCTGAGGACAGTGAGCCACAACTGAATGCATCTGGACAGCATGCAGAGAGATCACTACACAGAGCTAAACCTCAGGGGAAATCTTCTGGGGAAAATGGCCAGCAGGTGAAGGCTGGGAGTTGTAAACCATCCATCAACCGATTAACTTTGACCCGCCTTCCTGTCAAAGAAGAGCAtctccacagtatgatgctcccaacaccatgttttacagtggggatggtgggTTTAGGGGAATGGCAGAGTTGATTTCCTTCACTCACAGTTTAGTGTCATCTGTCCAGAGCAGCTTCTGACACATGTCTACTGTGTCTCCTACCAggcttttttatgttgctatgATGAAttaaacagaatcagaatcaggtgtattggccaagtttgtttgacaaacaaggaatttgacttcagtttcCAACGCTCACAGCAGACCGACATTGACTATAATTATGTGAACTTTAGAGGAAATTCTGTGGAAGTCCACCTTCATCTCCATTATCCTGAGCAGATTAAGCTCCAGGaggttctgaccgcaccagtgtcccaaccgatccacctcctgtctgtatgcagactcttTATTGTCCTGCTGCCGGTCAGTAAGGAAGACGGTGattcactgacaggtggaggctagCACTGTGAGATGGGTTTCAGCCAGAAGGGGAAAACTACCATCAGGTCCACAGTGCTCCATGAGTAAAACTGGTGCGATACACATGGCTGTCTTgcatttctgattttatttctaataaatgttgaaaacagtgtatcttgtcttttttaaaatggtgccagttcacaacacacgttgtctcatggcaagtttttatttttattttgtcattttgtgaTCAAAGCATTGTCTAGAAATTACAAAATTGTCTCAATTTATGAAAAAGAGGGATTATATGTCCTCTCGAAACTCGAGAACTGAACCCTGAAAGATTTTCCActattgttttccttttgacCAAGATGAATACGGGGGTCAGCGTTTAAGAAATGGCATTACAGTCATGCATTACTTTGGATCGCTATGTGAAACATCTAAACAATATGTATTAATGTAAAACCTGATGTTAGAACTAAAGACGCACtgatcagaattatttggctgaCCTCTAAGCTCTGTTTCTTGTAAAGCTTTGATTTTAGCCccttctgatttctctctaGGAACCACAATAAAGGAAGATATAAGAACAGCACTAAGAATATATTCTCTAGCCCTCTGCTCAGAAAGTACTTATATACGTAGTGATATGCAGCTCAAAACTTCCTGTTCTCACCTATATTTTGTGAAGGCATCAAAAAGGTCCTCAGTCTTCAAAACAGCTGGGAAGTCATAAATCTCAATGACATGGCTGAAGTCATCCGAGTTAAGAAAGACGTTCTCGTAGATGGAGTAGTCATTGTGGACAAGCTCAACAGAGACGTCTGTCTCTTTAAGATGCAGCTTAATCTGAAAGAACAGCAGAACGCACCTCATCTATAAACCAGGAGCATCAGGGAGCTCACAGTTAGGACaacgtttttcattttcctgcaagatttaggtttaaacatAACCTTTTAATTTGACCAGCATGTATCTTCTGACTGAAAGTAATACTAGCATTCTGTAGTCCCGACTGggatctgatagagaatctgtgaagagctaaagattagggcgATGGCAAGGAGGGCcttcaacctcaaagacttggagctcatcaccagaGATAAATCGTTAAAATACCAGTGGAGAGACGCAACAAGATGGTCAGTAATTACAATAAGGCTATGTTTGCTGTAATTCCAAAAAAGatctttccattgattattattacaggcataaagattgtttttaaatgctttttttatgtaaatatacattttcCTTAAAATGTATGCTccatttacattgttttattatctactgagagatgcctgtctcatAATAGCAACAAACTTATTGGttgaatgtaaaaatgttttaaatatacatcTGCCAAAGGTGTAAAAAACTTGtcggaaaaaaaatctaaaaaaggaacaaagacaAAAGTGTAAACATCCACTATGACCTACTTGTTCAGTTACATCATCTGAGTCTGTGCTTGTGTCTTCGGTCCGAACATCGTTGAAGTCTTCTCCCCTAGCGTCCTCCAACTTCATCTCTGCAAAGGAAAACTCAGTCTGGTCCCAGACGATGGTTTCGCTTCCATGCAGTCCCACCGCCAACGTTTGAGTCTCTCCCTGGGGACAAAGTTCTGAATG comes from Girardinichthys multiradiatus isolate DD_20200921_A chromosome 20, DD_fGirMul_XY1, whole genome shotgun sequence and encodes:
- the r3hcc1 gene encoding R3H and coiled-coil domain-containing protein 1, coding for MPELTTFSVGESWCRRVVVCPSELRAESEDDSDVESNSCLSEEPPGSRAVKEPDVKTKPSTLSQSRAPKRPDQPLYMPRAARKRLSLQNSQGPPANKGLKSPAQCSRTSASTPSESCPCPEAAEETADSASSAQEPCAADSITGVAGSHSELCPQGETQTLAVGLHGSETIVWDQTEFSFAEMKLEDARGEDFNDVRTEDTSTDSDDVTEQIKLHLKETDVSVELVHNDYSIYENVFLNSDDFSHVIEIYDFPAVLKTEDLFDAFTKYSDGGMKIKWVDNTHALGVFSSEAAALHALSICHPLLKTRALSEGSKKAQGKAIRRAEFIQPVKERPRTDCAVAKRMVTRALGIRGQGRLHRY